The proteins below come from a single Mus musculus strain C57BL/6J chromosome 5, GRCm38.p6 C57BL/6J genomic window:
- the Syna gene encoding syncytin-A isoform X2 → MVRPWVFCLLLFPCSSAYSDSWMPLVNLTQHLLQEANSSFSSNCWVCLSIQTQRSLAMPAPLRTWTETPMKLRIMYSARTLSGPYPITDLERRLQNFQPLTPHSSFVNPDQRAIAFLQITSVTGILPILSRITSLSKALSDSLDEIATSIISLQDQIDSLAGVVLQNRRALDLIVAERGGTCLFLQEECCFYINQSGVVRHAARKLRERASELGTSSSSWIQWLGLGPWLPSWLTSLMAPILFILVLLVFRPCLLNCLTHSVSRRMSSFIHTTTEGHVDKILLLRESQYKRLPQEPPEEDAV, encoded by the exons ATGGTTCGTCCTTGGGTTTTCTGTCTCCTCCTGTTCCCTTGTTCCTCTGCCTACTCGGACAGCTGGATGCCCCTGGTAAACCTCACTCAACACCTCCTCCAGGAGGCtaactcttccttctcttccaacTGCTGGGTCTGCTTATCCATCCAAACCCAGCGCTCTCTAGCCATGCCAGCCCCACTAAGGACTTGGACAGAGACACCCATGAAACTTCGAATCATGTACTCAGCCCGGACCCTCTCCGGCCCATACCCTATCACCGACCTTGAGAGGCGCCTCCAGAATTTCCAACCATTGACTCCCCACTCCTCTTTTGTCAACCCTGACCAGCGGGCCATTGCTTTCCTTCAGATCACCAGCGTGACAGGCATACTTCCCATACTTTCTCGGATCACCTCG CTTTCCAAGGCTCTCTCGGACAGCCTAGATGAAATAGCCACCTCCATCATCAGCCTCCAAGACCAAATAGACTCGCTGGCGGGTGTCGTTCTCCAAAACCGCAGAGCTCTGGACCTCATTGTGGCTGAGAGGGGGggcacctgcctcttcctccaggaagagtgctgcttctacATAAACCAGTCCGGGGTAGTCCGGCACGCGGCAAGGAAACTTCGAGAAAGGGCCTCGGAACTCGGCACAAGCTCGAGTTCTTGGATCCAGTGGCTGGGGCTAGGACCCTGGCTGCCCTCTTGGTTGACTTCCCTCATGGCTCCCATTCTCTTTATCCTGGTACTGCTGGTTTTCAGGCCTTGTCTTCTTAACTGCCTGACTCATTCTGTATCGCGGCGAATGAGTTCTTTCATTCACACCACCACCGAAGGACACGTGGACAAGATCCTTCTGCTTCGAGAGTCCCAGTACAAGAGACTTCCCCAAGAGCCCCCGGAGGAGGATGCCGTCTAG
- the Syna gene encoding syncytin-A isoform X1 → MVRPWVFCLLLFPCSSAYSDSWMPLVNLTQHLLQEANSSFSSNCWVCLSIQTQRSLAMPAPLRTWTETPMKLRIMYSARTLSGPYPITDLERRLQNFQPLTPHSSFVNPDQRAIAFLQITSVTGILPILSRITSVRYPDDHVYESAQRPIWGSLSTQTILTSQAPLCISRFFKNSNHATFVGKLPASLCNHTFQLSPSANHQSIDLSSSYAFAPLMAMPGSKWRNPLRFSGPPSLNSGMPHYSCPIDDIHCHTYPTTPWRSCPSFPASTCYNLTLFEPDNSSHPITLSVDTTYFKIKLQGHKDPYPLFQYQPLMGAALSGQYSIWEYEPTVKKNGGITPNIFSHLVSLTYSFCLNSSGVFFLCGNSTYVCLPANWSGVCTLVFQYPDIELLPNNQTISVPLFATVPSSVPASRRKRALPLLPLLAGLGIASALGLGIAGITTSTVYFQQLSKALSDSLDEIATSIISLQDQIDSLAGVVLQNRRALDLIVAERGGTCLFLQEECCFYINQSGVVRHAARKLRERASELGTSSSSWIQWLGLGPWLPSWLTSLMAPILFILVLLVFRPCLLNCLTHSVSRRMSSFIHTTTEGHVDKILLLRESQYKRLPQEPPEEDAV, encoded by the coding sequence ATGGTTCGTCCTTGGGTTTTCTGTCTCCTCCTGTTCCCTTGTTCCTCTGCCTACTCGGACAGCTGGATGCCCCTGGTAAACCTCACTCAACACCTCCTCCAGGAGGCtaactcttccttctcttccaacTGCTGGGTCTGCTTATCCATCCAAACCCAGCGCTCTCTAGCCATGCCAGCCCCACTAAGGACTTGGACAGAGACACCCATGAAACTTCGAATCATGTACTCAGCCCGGACCCTCTCCGGCCCATACCCTATCACCGACCTTGAGAGGCGCCTCCAGAATTTCCAACCATTGACTCCCCACTCCTCTTTTGTCAACCCTGACCAGCGGGCCATTGCTTTCCTTCAGATCACCAGCGTGACAGGCATACTTCCCATACTTTCTCGGATCACCTCGGTGAGATACCCCGATGACCACGTCTATGAATCTGCCCAGCGCCCCATATGGGGCTCACTCTCCACCCAGACGATCCTCACCTCCCAGGCCCCTCTCTGCATATCCCGCTTCTTCAAGAATTCAAACCATGCCACCTTCGTGGGCAAACTCCCTGCCTCTCTTTGCAATCACACCTTTCAGCTCTCCCCCTCTGCCAACCACCAATCCATAGATCTGTCCTCCAGCTATGCATTCGCCCCATTAATGGCCATGCCAGGGTCTAAATGGAGAAACCCCTTACGCTTTTCAGGACCCCCTTCCCTGAACTCAGGGATGCCTCACTACTCCTGCCCGATAGATGACATCCACTGCCACACCTACCCCACCACCCCCTGGAggtcctgtccttccttcccagcTAGCACCTGCTATAATCTCACCCTATTCGAGCCGGACAATTCGAGCCACCCTATTACCCTGTCTGTGGACACCACATACTTCAAGATTAAACTCCAGGGACACAAAGACCCCTATCCACTCTTTCAGTACCAGCCCCTCATGGGGGCAGCCCTCTCTGGACAATATTCAATCTGGGAATATGAACCCACTGTTAAGAAAAACGGCGGTATCACTCCAAATATCTTCTCCCACCTTGTCTCCTTAACATACTCCTTCTGCCTCAACTCCTCTGGTGTTTTCTTCCTCTGTGGAAACTCAACTTATGTCTGTCTCCCGGCCAATTGGTCCGGCGTCTGTACCCTTGTCTTCCAATACCCGGATATTGAACTCCTTCCCAACAACCAAACCATATCTGTCCCGCTTTTTGCTACAGTTCCCTCCTCTGTCCCCGCTTCTCGCCGGAAGCgagcccttcctctccttcctctcctcgcGGGCCTGGGCATTGCTTCTGCCCTGGGGTTAGGCATCGCGGGTATCACCACCTCAACTGTGTATTTCCAACAGCTTTCCAAGGCTCTCTCGGACAGCCTAGATGAAATAGCCACCTCCATCATCAGCCTCCAAGACCAAATAGACTCGCTGGCGGGTGTCGTTCTCCAAAACCGCAGAGCTCTGGACCTCATTGTGGCTGAGAGGGGGggcacctgcctcttcctccaggaagagtgctgcttctacATAAACCAGTCCGGGGTAGTCCGGCACGCGGCAAGGAAACTTCGAGAAAGGGCCTCGGAACTCGGCACAAGCTCGAGTTCTTGGATCCAGTGGCTGGGGCTAGGACCCTGGCTGCCCTCTTGGTTGACTTCCCTCATGGCTCCCATTCTCTTTATCCTGGTACTGCTGGTTTTCAGGCCTTGTCTTCTTAACTGCCTGACTCATTCTGTATCGCGGCGAATGAGTTCTTTCATTCACACCACCACCGAAGGACACGTGGACAAGATCCTTCTGCTTCGAGAGTCCCAGTACAAGAGACTTCCCCAAGAGCCCCCGGAGGAGGATGCCGTCTAG